Proteins encoded by one window of Crassostrea angulata isolate pt1a10 chromosome 9, ASM2561291v2, whole genome shotgun sequence:
- the LOC128162782 gene encoding multiple epidermal growth factor-like domains protein 6, with protein MLSLSEHSVYPHDILSVWFCLLTVSQAYVNIALNKPAYQQFPALGDDTIDASNAVDGRKSDLSERGGQCAGSYPTQTATWWLDLTRIHSIHHITIYFLTNNNPWGPSNELTKYFLGFLVYVSNTTDRLQGTLCYKDDNFTRDTIPAVFTTTCPVHGQYVIYYNERLPGATYPDEYSDYIFSDLCEVEVYGCYSTGYFGSNCSFPCPDVNCQYCHIETGTCQGCMPGYKGHRCELACEGRSYGAGCKEACGYCRDVNQCSNINGTCLTGCDAGFKGDFCKTVCDRGSYGSECNETCGHCRDVNQCSNINGTCLTGCYAGYQGDLCQTSCDRGSYGFECRETCGHCRDVDQCSNINGTCLTGCGADFQGDLCKTPCPVGYFGQDCSEMCINSYASYTCGGCNDVSGSCDYECPPGWIGYFCQKSNNLIYTHIFI; from the exons ATGTTGTCCCTGTCCGAACACTCTGTGTATCCCCACGATATTCTCTCTGTGTGGTTCTGTTTGCTGACAGTATCCCAAGCGTACG TTAATATTGCCCTCAACAAACCAGCATACCAACAGTTCCCTGCACTAGGTGACGACACAATTGACGCCAGTAACGCTGTAGACGGACGTAAGTCAGACCTGAGTGAGAGGGGAGGTCAATGTGCTGGATCATATCCCACACAAACTGCCACCTGGTGGTTGGACCTGACAAGGATCCACAGCATCCATCACATTACCATCTACTTCCTGACGAACAATAATCCATGGG GTCCTTCTAATGAGCTCACAAAGTACTTTCTTGGATTCTTGGTGTACGTCTCGAATACAACAGACAGACTACAGGGAACACTGTGTTACAAGGACGACAACTTTACAAGGGACACTATACCTGCTGTCTTCACCACCACTTGTCCTGTACATGGACAGTACGTCATCTATTACAACGAGAGACTACCCGGAGCTACCTACCCTGACGAGTACTCTGATTATATTTTCAGTGACCTCTGTGAAGTGGAGGTGTATG GATGTTATTCTACCGGATATTTTGGATCCAACTGTTCCTTTCCCTGTCCAGACGTCAACTGTCAGTACTGTCACATAGAGACGGGCACCTGTCAGGGCTGTATGCCTGGATACAAAGGTCACCGATGTGAATTAG CTTGTGAAGGACGGTCTTATGGTGCTGGTTGCAAAGAAGCATGTGGATACTGCCGTGACGTTAACCAGTGTTCCAATATTAATGGGACTTGTTTAACTGGATGTGATGCTGGTTTTAAAGGAGACTTCTGTAAAACTG taTGTGACAGAGGTTCGTATGGTTCTGAATGCAATGAAACATGTGGACACTGTCGTGACGTGAACCAGTGTTCCAATATCAATGGGACATGTCTGACTGGGTGTTATGCTGGTTATCAAGGGGACTTGTGTCAAACAt CATGTGACAGAGGGTCGTATGGATTTGAATGCAGGGAAACATGTGGACACTGTCGTGACGTAGACCAGTGTTCAAATATAAATGGGACATGTTTGACTGGATGTGGTGCTGATTTTCAAGGAGACTTGTGTAAAACCC CTTGCCCTGTTGGATATTTTGGACAAGACTGTTCTGAGATGTGTATCAACAGCTACGCCAGTTACACATGTGGTGGTTGTAACGATGTCAGTGGTTCATGCGATTATGAGTGCCCTCCTGGCTGGATTGGTTACTTCTGTCAAAAAAGTAATAATCTCATTTACAcgcatattttcatttaa